A section of the Diabrotica virgifera virgifera chromosome 8, PGI_DIABVI_V3a genome encodes:
- the LOC126890027 gene encoding uncharacterized protein LOC126890027, with the protein MVRDRIVLGTNSKDAEQNMLKTINLDLAKAIEICKMHEISQAQIKEVHNSLEKVKIESLGCKAKQGQSLIQTFRSANSRDEFSFRNCGRVHGPRRCPAYGKKCRKCGKNNHFDKVCYHSRLVREVQVEESKNNETLKTDSISFS; encoded by the exons ATGGTAAGAGATAGAATAGTATTAGGCACTAATAGTAAGGATGCAGAACAAAACATGTTAAAGACCATTAATTTAGATCTGGCTAAAGCTATTGAAATATGTAAAATGCATGAAATATCCCAAGCTCAAATAAAAGAAGTTCATAACAGCTTGGAGAAGGTTAAAATTGAATCATTGGGATGTAAAGCTAAGCAGGGGCAAAGTTTAATCCAAACATTCAGGAGTGCAAATTCTAGAGATGAATTTAGCTTCAGAAACTGTGGGAGAGTCCATGGGCCAAGGAGGTGTCCAGCATATGGAAAAAAGTGCAGAAAGTGCGGTAAAAATAACCATTTCGATAAAGTGTGTTATCATAGCAGGTTAGTGAGAGAGGTACAAGTGGAAGAAAGTAAAAATAACGAG ACTTTAAAGACGGATTCTATCTCGTTCAGCTAG